TGTGGAGCACGCGTGGGTTCCTGTGGGATTCAGAAGAGGATACTAGATCCCTCCGAGTGGGAGGTCCagctctgaaagagcagtaagtgctgtCAACCGCTGACCCAATTCTCCATCCCTGTGTCCTATgcgttttttatttatttgtagataCAATGAATATCCCAACAAGATCATTGACTGTGCAAAAATCAATACACAGGAGGTGTATCttttgtgtaatgtgtgtgtgtgtatgtattcattgtTTGTATGAAGATCTCTCTAGTCCCCCAAACCCGTGTGTTCTGGGCGGTCTTCTTCAGGTCAAGCCCCAAATCTAACATGGCTGATCATGTCCCCTGCTGCTTTAGCACCTTCAACCAAGGCCTCCATCCACTAGGGCTCTGTCAAGGACAAGTTCACAGCTCAACCAAAAAGGATGAGGCACACTAGGAAATAAGCCACCAAGAGTGAGAACTGGCAGAAACTTCTGGAAACAGAACTGGATCCCAGAGATGGTCCAACCAGGGGGTGGACACACAGCTCCCTGGAGTACAGATAAGAAAGAGTAATGCAGGAGGCTGGGGCACAGCAGCTGGTCTGGCATGGCAGGTGTAGAAATGACCAGTCGGAATGGAAGAGAATAATGTAGAAGCTTAAAGGACCAGAACATCACAGGCTTTTCTGGAATCTaagttttattttagttcacaaaGTAGAAGATGGCAATGGAGGGCACTGAGGGGGGAGCTGAATGGAGGGGGAAGGCCGCACAGAAAGAGACCCCATGTCAGCTCGGCTCCTAGGCCCAGGAcaggggaagaggagacagagccTGCTGTCTCTACCTAGGACAGGTGTCTAGTAGCCACAAAAGAATCCCCCTTGAGCCTGTTGGGTAATGGCTACATCACTGGGAGCTGACCAGGGAGACGTGGGACTGAGGCTGAACCCAACTATTGGGAGCAGGACCACAGGGCTCTCAACTCTGAATATAGCAGACATGCACGTGGGGGCTCTGAAGCATGGGACAAACAGGTCAGCAGCAGCTGGACTTCTGGCCtgaggagaggccacagcaggcCTGGCGGGAGCAGGCAGGGCGGCAGATCAGGGACATGCtggagcagggcttgcagcagctgggctggcaggaggaggcacagcaggaggagctgggcacACAGCAGGCAGGTCTGCACACAGGGTGGCAGAGCAGGGACACGCtggagcagggcttgcagcagacaggcacacagcaggagGATTGGCAGCATGAGGAGGATCCAGAGCAGATGGGGGTGCAGCAGACAGGCTTGCAGCACAGGGTCACACAGGATGGCTGGCAGGGGGAGCATGTGCAGCAAGCTGGCTGGCAGCTAGACTGCTGGCAGCATGAGGGTGCGCAGGAAGACTGGCAGCAGGGGGTACAGCAGACAGGCTTGCAGCAAAGAGTCACACAGGATGGCTGGCAGGGGGAGCAGGTGCAACAAGCTGGCTGGCAGCTAGACTGCTGGCAGCATGAGGATCCAGAGCAGATGGGTGTGCAgcagacaggcacacagcaggaaGATTGGCAGCATGAGGGCTGGCAGCTAGACTGCTGGCAGCATGAGGGTgtgcagcagctgctgcaggcAGATTGGCAGCAGGGGCTGGACCCACAGCTCACTGGGGTGCAGATGAGGGTCAGACAGGGGGTTGAGGCACAGCAGCTGGGGGCacagcagctggactggcagcagcTAGGTTGGCAGCAGCTGGATTGGCAGCAGCTGGGGGCACAGCAGCTAGGCTCACAGCAGCTCTCTGGGCAGTCATCCACCTGCCAGCAGGAGTTGGTGCAAGCGTcagagcagacagacatggtggaggcgGCCATGGTGGGGTTGGCTGGAGGAGGGTGaggtgtgagtgagtgagtgtgttagtgagtgtgtgtgtgtgaggtgctcTGGTGGCCGCCTTTATACCCCTGGGCTGCTTGTGTTGTGTCTCAGTTCCTGGCATCTTTTCCTGGTCTGTGTTTGGAGTCAGGCTGTTGCCTCACTATGGATGGACTGTCAACAAATGCTGCTGTCTGAGGACATTGCTCCTGGGGGAAACCCCACAGACATGCTAGATTTCATGGGAGGCAGGGATGTCAGCAGCCAGGTGACATCTGGAAGTGGCAGCCACTGTCCTATCTCTGAAGTCTCAGTTCTTGAGGCGGCTTCTCCACCTGGGCAGAGAAGGAGTGGGCACAGCCCAGACTGTGGGCTTTGAAGATGGTGGCATGTGCTCCTGAGCTGTTCTGTAGGTCTTGATGTCTACGGTGCCTTCCTCTGTCTGTTTGAAATCAAGGCTCGCCTGGTGGCTCTGGCAACCTGGTGGAGTCAAAGTGAGCAGGAGGGTGGATGCCTTGGGGCATGTTTCAGGGTGAACTTCTCTGCATTCCCTGACAGCACCCATAACATTCATGGTCCTTTGTCCCCTCTGAGCACCGGGAGTCTCTCCTGTGTCCAGGTcctcagagctcctcctgccccaATTACACAGTCAGCACCtccttatgatttatttttattcatgtttaaGTGTCTGGGAAGCACGAGTGGgcgcctgtggaagccagaagaaggtattggatcccaCCATGCTGACCTTACAGGTAGATGTGAGACACTTGACTTGGTGTCTGTTAACCTTTGACCTATTCTCCAACCCCGTGTCCTTGTGTTTTCGGGATTTATTAATACAATATACATACCAACAATACCACCAGTTGTGCAAGGAACAACGCACAGGGGCAATATCTTTTGTGtaccctgtgtgcatgtgttcatgtgtttgcacgtgtgtgctgtgcatgtgtgtggaggcctgagACTACCTATGgtttattcttcctttcttctccactttatattttaagacatggttatagcacgaataataaaaacccagagacagagattggggttcaagctgaagatcagataagcaacacagccaaccactagagagaacTTTGACATcaaccaaatcttcagaccaaaagggcaaggtcctgcctcccagaatccacccttctttctccctgtctctttgtTTGAACTTCCAGCTAGTCATATTTTGCTTgaccattggctgaaacagctttattcaccaagcaataaaagcaacacatatacagaaggacatcccacatcacatggtCATTCCCTGATTCAATGAgtctggctggccaatgagcccagcgattctcctgtctctgcctccctagcactggggttgcagacaCTCCCTGTCATTTTCAGCTTCTCACGTGGGTTctagagattcaaactcaggtcctcaggcttaggtGGCAAGCGTTcacccacagagtcatctccccTGTCCTGGAGCGACCGTTTTCTAATCTCACTGGAACTGAGTGAGTACAGAGGTTAAGTAGT
The nucleotide sequence above comes from Microtus pennsylvanicus isolate mMicPen1 chromosome 7, mMicPen1.hap1, whole genome shotgun sequence. Encoded proteins:
- the LOC142853522 gene encoding uncharacterized protein LOC142853522, which codes for MAASTMSVCSDACTNSCWQVDDCPESCCEPSCCAPSCCQSSCCQPSCCQSSCCAPSCCASTPCLTLICTPVSCGSSPCCQSACSSCCTPSCCQQSSCQPSCCQSSCCVPVCCTPICSGSSCCQQSSCQPACCTCSPCQPSCVTLCCKPVCCTPCCQSSCAPSCCQQSSCQPACCTCSPCQPSCVTLCCKPVCCTPICSGSSSCCQSSCCVPVCCKPCSSPSCCKPCSSMSLICRPACSRQACCGLSSGQKSSCC